The Pan paniscus chromosome 21, NHGRI_mPanPan1-v2.0_pri, whole genome shotgun sequence region CCTGTGCAGCAGGTGGCCCCCAGCCGCACTCACTTTTAACCATGCCCTTGACAGCATCCAGCACAAATGTGATGGAAATGAAGAGGGCAATGATCTCCTCCGTCGACCTGCCAGGAGGCCATGAGCCTCATCAGAGTGGGTGTGGTcagggggcaggtgggggaggccTCCCTGAGCCCCTGCACAGTCCCCTGCCTCCCCCTGCCAGGAAGAAGGCCAGCGCCCCAGGCCTTGCCTGAGCCCACCCCAGCCCCTTGGGGCAGCAATATGGTGGGGGCACCCCCACCACCCTGGGGTTACAGGGGGCTGAACCAGATCCCAAGCCTTGAGGGTCCCAGCAGCTCACGGAAGGGCCAGTCACCTCTTGAAGAGACTCATGACCAGGCTGAGGTTGAAAAAGGCATAAAGCGCAAGGAAGAAACTATTCCACAGGCCCGTCCATGCGTAGAAGGAGTTGAAGTCCAGGTCATAGTCATCACAGATGACACGAATCACTGCAGGCAGGGGGCAGGGCGGGGCAGGGCGGGTCAGGGCCCAGCAGGAACCAGGGGTCTCAGGCACcatctcccgcctcagcccccactGCACCCTGGATGTAGAGCGCCAGGGGCGCGGTGGTCAGCAGAATCACCAATGGCTGCCCAGAGAAGAGCGCGTAGAGCAGGCCCCCGATGCTCTGCCCGGCTATGGTCTTCTGCACGTCTGTGGGGGTGCGGAGGTCAGGTGGGCGCCACAGCCCAGGGCCCTGCCCAGCATACGCCTGCCCACCGCCCACCGCCAGCCCCTCACCGATGGCCCCGTCTGTGTTCTCGTCATTGAGAGACCCGAAAGCGATGGTGGGCAGGAGGCAGGCGAAGTAGAGGAACAGGGTGGTGGTGATGTATTTGCCCACAGCCTTGTTTTTCCCAATAATGCCTAGGAATGGGGGATGGGAGAGAGGGTTTGCTGGGGATGCAGGACAGGCACACGTGCGGGCCCAAGGCCTGGAAAGCAGAGGCCCAGATGGGCCACGAGGCCACGTACCATCAGTGAAGTCCAAGGGGTACAAGGGGAACCTGCGTGCGATGTCCTCCCGGATGCCCTTCCCAAAAGGGACAAAGTCCTTGCACTTTGGGGGCTGGAGGAGAGGACAGAGCGCCTGTTAGTCCTGTCCGGCCCATGCCCCCGCCGACCCTGCCGGCCCCCGCCGGCCTCTACCCTGTACCTCTGGGTGTCTGTGGGCAGGGAGGGAGACTGTGCCGCGTTCCTTCGTTCTCGGCGCCACTGGACCGTGGCTCACCATGGTGAGCAGCTGTCTCTGATGCACCAAGGCCTCCTTGAATTCCTCCTCTGTGCGGGTCTCCAGGAGCTTCTGGCGGAAGGCGATATCCGAGAACATGGTGGCAAACGTGCGTGCCACCTCCATCGCAGTCTTAGTGCTTTTCtaggggtggaggatgggagtcACCTCCACCACCCCTGTGGAACAGAGGAGGCCCCGCCCGGGCCGAGCAGGTGAAGGTGCTCTCCCCATGAACTGGCAGcaggttttttgtctgtttgttttttttgtttttttgagacagggtctcactgtcacccaggctgagtgcagtggcacactcacgGCTTAtcgtagcctcgacctcccaggctcaagtgattctcccacatcagtcccctgagtagctgggaccacaggcacgcaccaccatgccaggcaatttttaatttttaactttttgtagagacgaggtctcactatgttgaccaggctggtctcaaactcctggcctcaagcaatccatctgtctaggcctcccaaagtgctgggattacaggcacgagccactgtgcccagatgcTGGTAGCAGGTTTTATTCCACAAAGTTCAGGCATTAGTGTACTCTGCCATGATTTCAACCAGGTCAGCAGATCACCACAACTACCATCGatctatatttttgttataaactcACGATTTCTTATAAACTCAAGATACTACTTTTGTCCTAAGCAACAAAAGTCTGTGTAATCACAGATAATGAAACCACAGTGGAGAAAAATGTTTACCCAGCTACGTTTCCCCAGTGGTATTTGCACTGTCTGCTGGTTTGACTTTCAGAGAGGATCCGAGCCCATCAGGCACTCTCTCTCTGGCCTGGCCAAGGTGAAGCCCGTCCATGAACCAGGAACTCACGAACTCAGTGTCCAGCCCTCATCACAGCAACCTGCTCACCTAGGGGCAGTGTCTGCCCGTCTGTTGCTCAAAGCTATAGTCCCGGGGCACTGTGCATGTTTGCTTTAGAAGAGGCCCATGCCTGGtagggcatggcggctcacggcCATAATACCAACttttttgggaggctaaggcaggcagatcacttgaggtcaggagttcaagaccagcctggccaacatggtgaaaccccatctctactaaaaatacaagataattAGCTGGCTGTAGTTTTttggtggtggagggtgcctgcagtcccagctacttgggaggctgaggtgggagaatcgcttgaacctgggaggcagaggttgcagtgagctgagatcacacctcaacattccagcctgggtgacagagtgagaccctgtctcaaagataaataaataaaacaaacaaataaacaaatacaaaacccCAAAAGAACTAGTCCATGCTCCTGAGTAGGAGCCCAGTGTTGGGCTGGGGGATCTGCCTCAAGGCACCAGGCTTTAACTCAGCTCTGGGCTATTGCTCCTTCTGTGTGGGCACCCTGCTGGGGGCCACTCCTTCCAACCCAGGGGCTGCCCTTCCTCTCACACCAGCACAGTTGCATTTGTGGAGGTTCCCGCCATGTCTGAGATCCCTGAGAACCCCATTTGCACACAGAAGGCCAGGGGCAGAAGCACAAGAAGCTAAGGGAAGCTGAAGCTGAAGGCCCTGCCAAGGCCTTGGGAGGGGTCCTGGCAATCATCTGTTGAGACTTGTTAAATCCTTTTCCTTAAAAGACTCCCGAAATTGTATCAGTTCCGGCTCCCACCAAAAGCACGGTGTCCCGGCCAGGGGGTGTGTGGCCCAGGAAGGAGCAGGGACCCTTAGCCAGCAAATCACAAAGTCAGCCAAGTCAAAGAAGGGCTGACGGGCGGGCAGGCCAAAGGAAGGCCGCGTGTTTGAATAAGGATCGTGGTCAAAAGCATTTCCTTTCAGTCAAGGAAATACGAACTTTTCGGCAACCCCTGGGGAAATGAGGACTTGCCGGGCCTAGCAACATGTTTCTGACACACCCACGGGGCCGAGGTGAAGGGGAGGGTGAGGACCAGGCCTTCAGAGGCCAGGACATGTGGGAGGGGACCCCAAGCAGAGGGCGGGTAACCTGGGGCCCTCCTTCTTCCCCAGGACACGGCACTACCCACTCACCATCTTGGGTGGGGCCAGCACCAGGATGACGAACCGAACCTCACAGGAATTCTCCCCCCAGTTCTGTGGGCGAACCAGGCGGCTGATGCACACGTGCCGCTTCTGTAGGGCCTTCATGGTACAGCTGGCAGGGGCGGGGAGGACACAGTGCACAGTTGCACCCCGCGGAGCTGGGGCTCCCCTACCCAGAACCCCCTCGACCTTGACCCCTGGTGACCTCTGCtagggagggaaaagaagagcaaatggGATGTTCCTTGGCAGTGCTCCAGCCCTCTTCTCCCAAGTTGGCTGGGCCGCCAGAGCCCCAGGACTCACAGGTGGGCTGGCCTCTGCAGGGCACAGGGGACACGGGACGCCCAGTTCCACTGCGACAAGAAGGGGGGGCCAAGTGGCCTGGCAACTCACATGATGCAGAGCCACGACTGCTGGTACCGCACCCCTGTCACTGTGGCGGTGACCCCTTGGATGGTGTCTGACAGCAGGTGGACTGAGGAAAGAGTGAGGGGGAGGGTGGTAGGTCAACAGCCCCTCCCAGCGCCCCCGCCCGGGCGGGGAGACCGGCCTCACCTTTACCCTGCATGGGTGCCCCGGCGTCGGTGAAGAGCATGGCCATGAGCAGGTCCAGGTTGCAGTTGGGCTCATTGTTGTCAGGGTCCTGGGCGAAGCGGCGAAGCATGGTCCGCAGCACATCATCCAGGGAGGTGGCCGTCTCGTTCAGGACGATGCTGGCCTGCGCCAGGAAGCCATCTAGGTCGCGGTGCGCACGGATCTCTTCCTTGAAGTTCTTTAACTTCAGGTACTGAGGGGACCCCAGGGACAGAACCACACGGGCCCACGTATGAGATGCTGTCACTGCCTGGTCCCTCCCTCCCAGCCAGCCGCAGCagtccagcccccagcccccagcccccagcccccagccctgggctggtGCGAGCTCCCTGTTGAGCTGCTCCTGGAGGCAGGGGAAGAGGGGAGCAGCAGGAGGATTCTCAGGGAAGCCATCACCTCAGCCCCCAGGTAGAGGCCCCAGGACCACCTGCAGGACAGGCCATTCACCTTTCGGGAGGTGTGCAGGAGCACACAGCCACCAGAAGTCGCTTCATTCTCTGCTGGAGAAAAGCGGGGAGGGCTCAGGGTGCCACCCTCTCCTCAGGTCTTTCTTAGTAAGGTGAGTCACACCTGCCCAGTCCCATGCCCTCCCCCAGTCTGCCCCTGCTGCAGCCCCCATACCAGAGTTGGTGGCCTGCATCTCAAGGTTGACATTGACAAAAAAACGGATACTCTCGCCAGACACGATGGAGGAATTGGCAGTGTCGAAGGCCTCATCGCCCAGGATCTCCTCTCGGGCTTCGAAGGTGTCATCTGTGTCACACTTGTAGTAGCCTAGAGACCCAGCTGCTACCAAGAGAGACCCCCAAGAGCAAGAGGGCCTGGCTGTTAAAGTGCCACACACAGGAAGGAGGGGCTCCAAGCCCAGGCAGCAGGGACCCCTGGACTGTCCCACTCTCGGGCCGTGGTGGGAGAGGCCATCCCATAGGCCAGGAAGGCAGCTTCTagtcctgccccagccccacacAGGACATGGCAGCTGCCACAGAGTGAGTCTCCAGCATTCCCTAGCCGCTGAGACCAGGACCCTGTGCAGCTCTGACCCTTCAGCGTGAGAAAAACATGTCCACTCCAGACACACTGGGGCAGGCACGGAGTGCAATAATGCAGATGAGACTGCCTGGCCCCTGCCCTCCCAAAGTAGGGAACACAGGGAAGGCAGAGAAGCTGCAGTATCCacgtgtgtctgtctctctctctctctctcacactcacacacacacacacacacacacacacacacacacacacacgctgccTTGTGGGCACAGGGTCTTAGAGCTCCGCCTCCCCAGGAGGGCAGGTGGGGAGAAGCATCGAGGCTGAGAGACCCAGGACAGGTATCAGACAAGGTCTAGGGAGCAGGAAAACCAGGGAAACAGAGCCAGGGGCTGACAGGGGAGAGGACCCCAAGGCTTCATGTCAGCCCTGCCCCCATCGTGCCCCTCTTCATGTCCTGGGGGCCCTGGGTAAGGGCACATGGAGAGTGAGGGTGTGTAATGGCACCTGTGGGATGTGGGACCCCAGAGGTGAGAGCCTGCTCCCCTTGGTCCTCAATTCCTGCAGCTGGCCAGCAGCACACCCCTCTTCCTACAGGAAGATTTCCTGGTAACATGCAAATATTCCTCTGCCCTGAGCCCTGCAGTGGCTCCCTGCAGCCTACAGATCACAGCCTGAGCCAGCCCTGCTCCCCCTGCCCTGACCACTGGCTCCTCAGGCCATCCGGTCAGCACCCTAGGCATGCAAGGTCCTGTCCTCCAAGCTGAGGGCTTCCCTCCCTGGAGGGCCTTTTTCAAGACTCACTTggaacctcctcctccaggaagtcctcctAGATCCCTGCCTCACCCCTGGCCACTGGCAGCCCTTCCTGTCTTGTGGGTCCCCTAAGGTTCCTCACTTGTAGGTACTCCCAGGAAAGGGGCCCTTGTAGCCCAGACCCCACTGATGCCTGACAGACACCTGTGCAGAAACAAGGATGGGTCAGCAGCACGCCTGCACCTGCCAGGGAGTGACTCACCCTGACTCACTTCTACTCCCGCCGCCAGTTTCCTTGGCACATCCCAGGCCCTGTTCCCCCGGTGTCCTGAGTTTAGCCTGGGCCCCTTCTGGGTAGGAAGCCCTAGTGCCTCCTGCATCAAAGTCCCCAGGGACTGGTGACCCCCAGGCCCAGGCCTGCACTACCTCCAGAGCCCAGAGAAGAAATATTAGGTCAAAAGACATCCttgcctttgggaggccaaggcaggcggatcacaaggtcaggagatcgagaccatcctggctaacaatggccaacatggtgaaaccccgtctctactaaaatacaaaaagaaattagccgggtgtggtggcgggcgcctgtagtcccagctactcgggaggctgaggcaggaggctggtgtgaacccaggaggcagagcttgcagtgagccgagatcacaccactgcactccagcctgggcgacagagcgagactcaaaacaaaacaaaacaaaacaaaagacgtCCTCACTGCTTTGGTTCTGGAGCTCATGATAAACTCCTTCCTCCCCGTGTCAGGCTTGCCTTGTTTAAACTGTCTGGTTCCCCTGGCCCGAACTTGTCCCAGCCTCCCCTCTGCCCCTCAACCAGCACCCACTAGTCCCCTCCACGGCCCTTCACACAGCCCCATTCTTCCCCCATTCTTCCCCTGATGCCCTCAGCTCTACCTTAGGCTTAGTGCTCAGGTCCCCTAGATTAAGGACCTGCCCAGCTGACACTACCAGGTTCCTGGGGGACTCCTACAATGCCAAGTCCTAGTCCCAGCCCCATACGTAACCTGCCCACCAGCAGCCTAGCACACAGAGCCCCATGTCCTGAGGGCCCTGGGTAAGGGCACATCAGCCCTGTGTCTACGCACTGCTCTACAAACAACCCTCGAATGGTCAGGTCACTCATGGGGCTAGGCACAGGACACAGCCTGAAGCCAGCCCAGAGACACGAGGAGGAAGACAGCTGGACTGGTACAAGCAGGGACAACAGGAAGGTGCCCGAGGGACTGCAGCACAGAGGCCTTATATTTCTTTAAAGAGACAACGACAGATATTCCCTCCAGGGCTGGGTGAGGACAGAGGGATAGGGGCATACAGAATTCTTGGCCCAAGGCTAGTCAGATAACAGGCCATTGTCACAGAAAACCTTGGGGAAGAATCCCAGAGGGTTCACCTGGTCCAAGTAGCCCAGGAGAAGGGGCAGCCTGCCCTCTCAGGTCCACGGGGGATCCGCCCATGTCTAGCTTCCTGAAGAGTGGAAGCCAAAAGCATTCCAGCACTAGAGTGGCCCAGATAGGCGACCAAAGCCACAGGACTCTGGTGGGTAGGCTATGCGCCCTGGAGGCTTTTGCCCGACAAGCTCTCtccgcacacacacactccccgaGGTACTCACTTGAATCCTCAAAGTATCCATTCTGCGACATGGTGGGAGAGTTTTCTGCAAGGGAAGCGGAAAGGTCACCAGCCCCATGGACCAAGCCCTGGACCTCCTGTGTGCACCTGTCTCCCCGCCCCCCGACCTGGCTGATTCCTTCACTCTTCCGAGGGATGCAACCCAGGCCGCCCTAGGGAGAAAGGGAAGCAGGGGACAGTGCTCGGGAGGGGGCCCCATAGCAGGGGAAGCCAGCCTTAATCTCAGAAATTCAATTGCTTAGCCCATCTGCTAGGGGCTGCCCAGGCGTGCCAGAGGCGAGGAGGAGAGACGTTCTAGGGATGTCTTCCCACCGagttagtaccagtaccatgttcgCTAACCCAGCTTTTCCTGAGAAAACCCTGCCCCGCTGCAGCGGGAGGAAGGGACCGGACCCGAGCGggcctctccccctctctcctccgATGCCAAGGCGGGGGATCTCTCTGCACATCCCTCTTCTCACTCTCAGACCGGTCCTGGGGGCCATAAACGCCCATTGCAGGCGCAGTTCCCCCGACCCCCGTCACGCGCCCCGGGTCACACGGGGGCCGACAGGCAACGGTCTCCAGTCCTGGGACCGCGTCCCGGCCGCCTGGAAGGCAGAGCCGTTGGTCCAAAAGGGAGAACAATTGGGGGTGGGAGGAGTATCTGAGGGACACATGGGTCGGGGGAGGCTGCGCCCTCCCTGGGCCGGTCCCCGGATGGTCCCGGCTGTTTGTGCCTCGCTGTCGGAGGAAGGAAGCGACAGGAGGGGCCGCGTGCACGAGAGGAAAGCGCCTCCAGACTCGGAGACCCCGGGGGTCGGGGCGCAGGATGTGAATGTAGGCGCGGGGCGGGAGCCGGGGCTGCATCCTGAAGTGGGGGGCGGGGGCGCTGGGGCGCGTCCCAGGCCGTGGGAGGGACAGCGGCCGTGGGCGACGAGGGTCTGGGAGGGTTGGGCCGGTGCACACTTCGCTTCCGTCCCGGCGGCCCACGTGCAGGTAAAGGGTCGTACAAACCTGGGTCCTGGCCGGGACCCAGGGCTGGCCCTCCTGTGTCAGAGCGAGGGAGAAACCGCTGCGGCCGCGCAGGGCACGGTCAGGGGTCCCGGGACTCCCAAGACTCCAGGGGTCCCGGGGCTCCCACCGCGGCGCCGGGCGGGAAGATGCCCGGGCGGAAGGTAAAATGAGACCTTCCGAGGCGGCGGCCCGCCAGGCTCCCAAAAGCTCGGCGCTCGGGGCGCTGGGAGCCCCACAGCTCCGCCCTGCCCACTTTCGAGCTCCCCGCCCTCGACCCGCTGCATCAGCTGTTCAAACCTGGTAAGAAATTCAAGACGGCGACAGCAGAGCCCTAATGAAACCAAGCGCGCAGTGGCTGCGAAGCCGCGCCCGGGCCTCCCGCACCCGCGCCCTCCTCCCCGCGGCTGGGAATCCCGCAGCCCTCTCGCCCACCGGCCCCGGCCCACGCAGGCAGACGGCATCCGCGTTCTCCCCGGGGTCCCCGACGGGAGACGGTGGCGGAGACCCGGGCGGCCTTCCCGCCGCGCCCCCGGGTTCAGGCACCCACCGCACGGCTGCAGATGGAACACGCGCCTGGTGGCCGCGGCCATGGCACACTCGCGCACTCACGGCCGGGCTCCTCACGCGGCGCTCCGGCGCTTCGGGACCCCAAACTCGGCGACTCGGGCGGGCCAGCAGCGGGAGCCGGCGACACACCCCCGCGCCGCGCCTGGGTCCTAATGCCGCTCAGACGCCACGCCCGGGCGCGGTAGGCAGAGCTGCCGAGGGCTGGGACCCGGCCGCCCGCCCCGCGCCCTCACCCGCGGGAGGCTGCTCCAGCCGGGCTGGGCTGCTCCCCGCCGCTCGCAGCTGCTGGGCCAAACCGAGTAGACCCGGCTCCTTCGAGCCTGTGCGCGCCGGACCCAGCAAACCCAGCGTCGCGGGGTTAGGGGCTGGACGGGGCCGGGGAGCTTCTGGGAAAACGTTCGACTGCACCACGAGCCCACCGAGCTGTGCGACTGAGGCAGACCCCGGGAGGGCTTCCCCCGCGTCCGCTTTAAGTACGCGGCCGGCCCCTGTCTCCTCCCTTCGACCGGGGACCTCCGCAGGACCACGCCCGCTGGCTGCCCCGCCTCCTGCATTTATCCCGGTAGCTCCGGCCGCaagtccttctcctcctcctccaggaagcgcGCCCCGACTGACTAGACGGACCTCCGTGCATTCCCCGGGCTACGCCCTCGCGCGCTGAGACGGCGCTCTCCGAGCTCGGCTGCTTTGGGTTTTCGCTGCGAGCCTCGCCAACGTATCTACCAGCCTCTTCACGTCCTCGGCCTTCTATGAGGTCAAGGTCATGGTTCGCCCCCTTTTTCCTTCCCCAAATGGCCCTTGCGCCCTGTCCCCTTTCCTGGACCGGCTGCGACCCGCCCGGGGACGCGCCTTTTCGGGGCGCTTAGTCTCCTGCGAGTAGGGCGTGTGCGCGTGTGGGTGCGCGTGCTGCGATGCGGTCTGGCAAATGCAGCTGACGAACCCCTGGCCTGATCCACGGTGGCTCCCGGTAGAAGGCTCTACGGCCCTTGGAAGCGGAACACGCAGCTCCGTAAACGTTAACCCACCTCCCGACCCCTCCGGCCGCCATTGCTTTCCGGCTCAGCCGCGCTGGGACGGAGTCCTCGGCCACTGTGCCCCAACCATGGTACAGGAACGGGGACAGGCCGGGGCAAGCCCACCTCTGCGAAGGAAGGGCTTCTGGCGCTTTGGGGAAGCCTCATGCATAGGTTGGGTGAGTAAGGCTGGCCCAGTTCCCCTCCCGGCAAGATAAGAACGCATTAGGAGGGAAGCGCTGGAGTGCTCCTCTTGGCGACGGATGGCCTGGGGCTCCGCGACGGACTGAGTACACCATCCTCCCCCAGCGCGACTCCAGGAGGCCTTGTGGAAGATCCCAACACCATGACCTGCAACTGACTTGGGGCTGGCCACATAGTATTTTAGCAGGGGTGACTCTGGAGAGACACCAGGTCATCCTGCGCACCCCTTGGGACCTTTCCTAGACGCCCTCTAGCTAGAGCTCCAGTCCAGGCACTGACTCCCGGATGGCgggtggaggctgagggagagctGAAGGACACAGGCGGATGTCGCCCCCGGAGCATGGCTGCATAGGTGGCATGCAGGCTGGATCCCTGAAAAGCCACCTTGCCACCCCCAGCCTCTCCCATCTGGGAATGCCTTGGCTTCTGCACCTGCTCCCAGCAGCTCCCAAACACCTGGTCCTTCCAACCCACTTGTTCCAGGAAAGCCTGTGGGATGGAGGGCGCTTCCCCTTACCACAGTCTCCTCAGCGCTCCTCAAAGGACCTAACCCCTCAGCCCACTGAGGAAAGAGGAGCCCATGACCAAGCCTCCCCTCTCTCCGCTCCCTGACCGTCTCTCAAAGGAACTGGCACTGAGCCCTTCTCTGCTACACCTGTGCTCTGCCCCTGCGGTTCTGTTCCCTCGGCCCTCCTGGAGGGAACCCCTGAGGCCCAcacccctgctgcctccagactGACCCTGTTTCAGAGGCTGTTTCCTTCAGTCCTCCCACCTGCCTCCTGTCCTGTGTAGATCGTCTGACGCTGAAGGCAAATACTGGTGCCCCAGATCTCCTGTCCTGTGCCCCACTGGGTCCTTACATAGGCAGGCAGGCTGAGGGACCCAGACGCAGGCACCCACTTTCCCTCTCATTCCCTCCCTTGGGGTCTCAGACTTTACTGGGCTGTGGACTTGAAACTGTAACCGCTGGGTTAGGGTTCCACAAGGCGCACTTAACAGTTTTCTGCTGTCCTCCCCTGATGCCACTTATCTTGCCTGTGGATTGTAGAATCTGGGGTCTGAAGTAAATGTATAACATCTCATTtttaggccgggcttggtggctcacacctggaatcccagcacttcgggaggcagaagtgagaggattgctcaagctcaggaattcgagaccagcctgggcaacacggtgaaaccccgtctctactaaaattacaaaaacttagccaggcatggtggcacatgcctgtggtcccagccactcagcaggctggggtgggaggattgtttgagccagggaggtcaaggctgcagtgagccaagactgcatcactgcactccagccgtggtgacagagagaaaccctgtctcaaaaaaaaaaaaaaaaaaaaaaaaaggctcattttaaaaacaaaacattccccggccgggcgcggtggctcacgcctgtaatcccagcactttgggaggccgaagtgggcggatcacgaggtccagagatggagaccatcctggcaaaccaacatgctaaaaccccccctctctactaaaaatacaaaaaaattagctgggcatagaggcgcatgcctgtagtcccagctactcgggaagctgaggcaggagagttgcttgaacccggcaggtggaagttgcagtgagccgagatcgtgccactgcactccagcccaggcgacagagcgagactccatctcaaaaaaaaaaaaaaaaaattcccttaaaGCCCCTTGCCCTCCGGGTGCTGCCTTATCCCTCAGCTACATTTAAGAGGAAGTTTCTCCAGAGCTCCATGCCCCTCCCGCTATGTCTCTTCAACCGACTCATACCTGTCTTTTGTCCCCACCACACCACTGAAACtgctgagactccatctcaaaaacaaacacacaaaacaaaacaaaaaacaaaaagtaaaccaggtgcggtggcacatacctataatcccagctactagggaggatgagatgggaggatcccttgagcccaggagtgctgagaccagcttgggcaacatagggagacccacccgtctcaaaacaaacaaaaaacccaaaggaATGTTAAaggcagatatctccatggaggCATTTCAGGCCTATGACGCCCTCCCGAAGCTCTCttctccatcctccatcctccattCCACTCAGGCTTTCTGGTCTAGCCTAATGGGCATCCCAGCCAGATACTCCCGACTCccctctgcctccttcctctcACCCCGGATGGCCACATTTCACTgagtcattttatttctttgatttttattttgttgaggcagagtctcactctgccacccaggctggagtgcagtggcacaaacacggctcaccgtagccttgatctcctggcctcaggcgatcctcccacatcagctgggactacaggtgtgcaccactgtgtctggctaattttttttttttttttttttttgagagaaatggggtctcactctgtctcacaggctggagtgcagcgatgcaatcttggctcactgcaacctccgtctcccaggttcaagcgattctcccgcctcagcctccccaggagctgggattacagtcatgcaccaccatgcctggctaattttttttttttttttttttgaaacagagttttgcactgttgcccaggctggagtgcagtggcgccatctcggctcactgcaagctctacctcctgggttcacgccattttcctgcctcagcctcccgagtagctgggactacaggcaccagccaccatgcccggctaattttttgtacttctagtagagatgggatttcaccctgttagccaggatggtctcgatttcctgacctcgtgatctgcctgccatgcctggctaatttttgtatttttggtagagggggttttgccatgttggctaggctggtcttgaactcctggcctcaggtgatccactgcctcggcctcccaaagtgctggggttacaggcatgagccactgtgcctg contains the following coding sequences:
- the SLC4A11 gene encoding solute carrier family 4 member 11 isoform X2; translated protein: MQPRLPPRAYIHILRPDPRGLRVWRRFPLVHAAPPVASFLRQRGTNSRDHPGTGPGRAQPPPTHVSLRYSSHPQLFSLLDQRLCLPGGRDAVPGLETVACRPPCDPGRVTGVGGTAPAMGVYGPQDRSESEKRDVQRDPPPWHRRREGERPARVRSLPPAAAGQGFLRKSWVSEHGTENSPTMSQNGYFEDSTGSLGYYKCDTDDTFEAREEILGDEAFDTANSSIVSGESIRFFVNVNLEMQATNSAENEATSGGCVLLHTSRKYLKLKNFKEEIRAHRDLDGFLAQASIVLNETATSLDDVLRTMLRRFAQDPDNNEPNCNLDLLMAMLFTDAGAPMQGKVHLLSDTIQGVTATVTGVRYQQSWLCIICTMKALQKRHVCISRLVRPQNWGENSCEVRFVILVLAPPKMKSTKTAMEVARTFATMFSDIAFRQKLLETRTEEEFKEALVHQRQLLTMVSHGPVAPRTKERGTVSLPAHRHPEPPKCKDFVPFGKGIREDIARRFPLYPLDFTDGIIGKNKAVGKYITTTLFLYFACLLPTIAFGSLNDENTDGAIDVQKTIAGQSIGGLLYALFSGQPLVILLTTAPLALYIQVIRVICDDYDLDFNSFYAWTGLWNSFFLALYAFFNLSLVMSLFKRSTEEIIALFISITFVLDAVKGMVKIFWKYYYGHYLDDYHTKRTSSLVSLSGLGASLNASLHTALNASFLASPTELPSATHSGQATAVLSLLIMLGTLWLGYTLYQFKKSPYLHPCVREILSDCALPIAVLAFSLISSHGFREIEMSKFRYNPSESPFAMAQIQSLSLRAISGAMGLGFLLSMLFFIEQNLVAALVNAPENRLVKGTAYHWDLLLLAIINTGLSLFGLPWIHAAYPHSPLHVRALALVEERVENGHIYDTIVNVKETRLTSLGASVLVGLSLLLLPVPLQWIPKPVLYGLFLYIALTSLDGNQLVQRVALLLKEQTAYPPTHYIRRVPQRKIHYFTGLQVLQLLLLCAFGMSSLPYMKMIFPLIMIAMIPIRYILLPRIIEAKYLDVMDAEHRP
- the SLC4A11 gene encoding solute carrier family 4 member 11 isoform X7; its protein translation is MQPRLPPRAYIHILRPDPRGLRVWRRFPLVHAAPPVASFLRQRGTNSRDHPGTGPGRAQPPPTHVSLRYSSHPQLFSLLDQRLCLPGGRDAVPGLETVACRPPCDPGRVTGVGGTAPAMGVYGPQDRSESEKRDVQRDPPPWHRRREGERPARVRSLPPAAAGQGFLRKSWVSEHGTENSPTMSQNGYFEDSTAGSLGYYKCDTDDTFEAREEILGDEAFDTANSSIVSGESIRFFVNVNLEMQATNSENEATSGGCVLLHTSRKYLKLKNFKEEIRAHRDLDGFLAQASIVLNETATSLDDVLRTMLRRFAQDPDNNEPNCNLDLLMAMLFTDAGAPMQVHLLSDTIQGVTATVTGVRYQQSWLCIICTMKALQKRHVCISRLVRPQNWGENSCEVRFVILVLAPPKMKSTKTAMEVARTFATMFSDIAFRQKLLETRTEEEFKEALVHQRQLLTMVSHGPVAPRTKERGTVSLPAHRHPEPPKCKDFVPFGKGIREDIARRFPLYPLDFTDGIIGKNKAVGKYITTTLFLYFACLLPTIAFGSLNDENTDGAIDVQKTIAGQSIGGLLYALFSGQPLVILLTTAPLALYIQVIRVICDDYDLDFNSFYAWTGLWNSFFLALYAFFNLSLVMSLFKRSTEEIIALFISITFVLDAVKGMVKIFWKYYYGHYLDDYHTKRTSSLVSLSGLGASLNASLHTALNASFLASPTELPSATHSGQATAVLSLLIMLGTLWLGYTLYQFKKSPYLHPCVREILSDCALPIAVLAFSLISSHGFREIEMSKFRYNPSESPFAMAQIQSLSLRAISGAMGLGFLLSMLFFIEQNLVAALVNAPENRLVKGTAYHWDLLLLAIINTGLSLFGLPWIHAAYPHSPLHVRALALVEERVENGHIYDTIVNVKETRLTSLGASVLVGLSLLLLPVPLQWIPKPVLYGLFLYIALTSLDGNQLVQRVALLLKEQTAYPPTHYIRRVPQRKIHYFTGLQVLQLLLLCAFGMSSLPYMKMIFPLIMIAMIPIRYILLPRIIEAKYLDVMDAEHRP